In Zalophus californianus isolate mZalCal1 chromosome 4, mZalCal1.pri.v2, whole genome shotgun sequence, the following proteins share a genomic window:
- the LOC113923795 gene encoding aflatoxin B1 aldehyde reductase member 4: MLSALFRSVARGAVRCVRGPLAPQLRAAAAASAAMSRPLSPPRAASGAPARPATVLGTVEMGRRMDASASAAAVRVFLERGHTELDTAFMYGDGQSEIVLGGLGLGLGGGDCRVKIATKANPWEGKSLKPDGVRAQLETSLKRLQCPRVDLFYLHAPDHNTPVEETLRACHQLHQEGKFVELGLSNYAAWEVAEICTLCRRNGWILPTVYQGMYNATTRQVETELFPCLRHFGLRFYAYNPLAGGLLTGKYKFEDKDGKQPVGRFFGNNWAETYRNRFWKEHYFEAIALVEKALQAVYGGSVPSMTSAALRWMYHHSQLQGAHRDAVILGMSSVEQLTQNLAATEEGPLEPAVVQAFDRAWHLVAHECPNYFR; this comes from the exons ATGCTAAGCGCCTTGTTTCGCTCGGTGGCCCGTGGCGCGGTGCGTTGCGTTCGTGGTCCCCTGGCGCCTCAGCTTCGCGCCGCTGCCGCTGCCTCCGCTGCCATGTCCCGGCCGCTGTCGCCGCCGCGGGCCGCCTCCGGGGCCCCGGCTCGGCCCGCCACGGTGCTTGGCACCGTGGAGATGGGGCGCCGCATGGACGCGTCCGCCAGCGCCGCGGCCGTGCGTGTCTTCCTGGAGCGCGGCCACACGGAGCTGGACACGGCCTTCATGTACGGCGACGGCCAGTCCGAGATCGTGCTGGGCGGCCTGGGCCTCGGGCTGGGCGGCGGCGACTGCAGAG TGAAAATCGCTACCAAGGCCAATCCCTGGGAAGGGAAGTCACTGAAGCCTGACGGTGTCCGGGCCCAGCTGGAGACATCCCTGAAACGGCTGCAGTGCCCCCGGGTGGACCTCTTCTACCTACATGCCCCTGACCACAACACCCCCGTGGAGGAGACGCTGCGTGCCTGCCACCAGCTGCACCAGGAG GGCAAGTTCGTGGAGCTTGGCCTCTCCAACTATGCCGCCTGGGAGGTGGCCGAGATCTGCACCCTCTGCAGGAGGAACGGCTGGATCCTGCCCACTGTGTACCAG GGCATGTACAACGCTACCACCCGGCAGGTGGAAACGGAGCTCTTCCCCTGCCTTAGGCACTTCGGATTGAGGTTCTACGCCTACAACCCTTTGGCTG GGGGCCTGCTAACGGGCAAGTACAAGTTTGAGGACAAGGACGGGAAACAGCCTGTGGGCCGCTTCTTCGGGAATAACTGGGCTGAGACCTACAGGAATCG CTTCTGGAAGGAGCACTACTTCGAGGCCATTGCCCTGGTGGAGAAGGCCCTGCAGGCTGTGTATGGCGGCAGCGTCCCCAGCATGACCTCGGCCGCCCTCCGCTGGATGTACCACCACTCCCAGCTGCAG GGTGCCCACAGGGACGCGGTCATCCTGGGCATGTCCAGCGTGGAGCAGCTGACACAGAACTTGGCGGCGACCGAGGAAGGGCCCCTGGAGCCGGCTGTGGTGCAGGCCTTCGATCGAGCCTGGCACCTGGTCGCCCACGAATGTCCCAACTACTTCCGCTAG